One region of Miscanthus floridulus cultivar M001 chromosome 19, ASM1932011v1, whole genome shotgun sequence genomic DNA includes:
- the LOC136525782 gene encoding uncharacterized protein: MHLTKVLMGRDSGLNILYASTLDKIGTPWISQCPSKAPFYGIVLGKEAVPLGRIRLNVTFDRLDNFCKEPLTFEVVNFPSVYRALLGRSCFARFLVVPNYTYLKLKMPSAKGVITVEGSFKQAYYYEQECATQAAMLVAPCALDSPSHDARRALVEEASKTAAVLDRPSIEKAVKTSSCSGGSASPSI; this comes from the coding sequence atgcacctcaccaaggtgctgatgggcagggacagcggcctcaacatactctatgccAGCACCCTCGACAAAATAGGCACCCCTTGGATTAGCCAGTGCCCTAGCAAGGCACCGTTCTATGGGATTGTGCTAGGCAAGGAAGCCGTGCCACTCGGGCGCATTCGGCTCAACGTCACCTTCGACCGGCTGGACAACTTCTgcaaggagccactcaccttcgAGGTTGTCAACTTCCCCAGTGTTTACCGCGCCCTCCTCGGTCGCTCGTGCTTCGCTAGGTTcttggtcgtccccaactacacctacctcaagctcaagatgcccagcgcgaagggggtcatcaccgtcgagggTAGCTTCAAGCAAGCCTACTACTACGAGCAAGAGTGTGCCACCCAAGCGGCCATGCTCGTTGCCCCCTGTGCTCTCGACAGCCCTAGCCACGATGCAAGGAGGGCGCTGGTGGAGGAAGCGTCCAAGACGGCGGCGGTGCTCGATCGACCGAGCATTGAAAAGGCAGTCAAGACCTCTAGCTGCAGTGGTGGCTCGGCTAGCCCCTCCATCTAG